One Hugenholtzia roseola DSM 9546 genomic window carries:
- a CDS encoding Uma2 family endonuclease, whose amino-acid sequence MQKVITNLSELDLNGTYSYADYLRWHFEQGVELIKGKIFSMSPAPNSRHQRIAMRLSASLFNFLEQQNKGCEVYAAPFDVRLLDKKKSSRAHEDIYTVVQPDLCIICDKNKIDKRGCLGAPDLVIEILSEGNSKKEVKTKYELYQESGVQEYWVVYPITQVLLQFVLDAEGKYVLHNRFAEDEICNAYLFPELELDLGRVFAE is encoded by the coding sequence ATGCAAAAAGTTATCACCAACCTTTCAGAATTAGACCTAAACGGAACATACTCTTATGCCGATTATTTGCGTTGGCATTTTGAGCAGGGCGTTGAATTGATTAAGGGTAAAATTTTCTCTATGTCGCCTGCACCAAATTCGCGGCATCAGCGTATTGCTATGCGTTTAAGTGCAAGTTTGTTTAATTTTTTAGAACAACAAAATAAAGGCTGTGAGGTTTATGCCGCTCCTTTTGATGTGCGCTTGTTGGACAAGAAAAAAAGCAGTCGCGCCCATGAGGATATTTATACCGTTGTGCAGCCCGACCTGTGTATTATTTGCGACAAGAACAAAATAGACAAGCGCGGCTGTCTTGGTGCGCCCGATTTGGTGATAGAAATTCTTTCGGAGGGCAATTCTAAAAAGGAAGTCAAGACTAAGTACGAACTCTATCAGGAGTCGGGTGTGCAGGAATATTGGGTAGTTTATCCGATAACGCAGGTTTTGTTACAATTTGTCCTTGATGCGGAAGGCAAATATGTTTTGCATAACCGTTTTGCCGAAGACGAAATTTGCAATGCGTATCTATTTCCTGAATTAGAATTGGATTTGGGACGTGTTTTTGCCGAGTGA
- a CDS encoding glycosyltransferase family 2 protein, producing MNKVSVMMPAYNVEKYIGQAIESILNQSFQDFELLIVDDGSTDKTYELMQVYAQKSDKIRLLQNDQNRGLSYTRNRLLEEAQGEYLAILDSDDIALPDRLQKQVDFLDKNPNIGLLGGAVEYFGEQIVAKRMNVFLPPSLLACRLLFQNVFSQSSVMFRADLKKLKYDPTKPPAEDYHLWVRMSWQKEIFNLDEILVRYRIHGQNISTLKREILLKSVRTTYLEQLERIEISASEKEIALHESISKRALESDFETLKEAILWIEKLWQANRTNLVYEKEAFRNELCYHLNYVLSLFHTYGNKAYFFLKEKQILKEIILTTTYFKFLLLSKSKEENSAWQQIFQLYNRVR from the coding sequence ATGAACAAAGTTTCGGTTATGATGCCTGCCTATAATGTTGAAAAATACATAGGGCAGGCAATAGAAAGCATTTTGAACCAAAGTTTTCAAGACTTCGAACTCTTGATTGTAGATGACGGCTCTACCGACAAGACCTATGAACTTATGCAAGTCTACGCCCAAAAAAGCGACAAAATTCGTCTTTTACAAAACGACCAAAATCGTGGGCTTTCCTACACGCGAAATCGCCTTTTGGAAGAGGCACAAGGTGAGTACTTAGCCATTTTAGATAGCGACGACATCGCTCTGCCCGATAGATTGCAAAAGCAGGTAGATTTTTTAGATAAAAATCCAAATATTGGGCTTTTGGGCGGAGCAGTGGAGTATTTTGGGGAGCAAATTGTAGCCAAACGCATGAATGTTTTTTTGCCGCCTTCACTTTTGGCTTGCCGCCTTTTGTTTCAAAATGTTTTTTCACAATCGAGCGTTATGTTTCGTGCTGATTTGAAAAAATTGAAATACGACCCTACAAAACCACCAGCAGAAGATTACCACTTGTGGGTACGCATGTCTTGGCAAAAGGAGATTTTTAATTTAGATGAGATTTTAGTTCGCTATCGTATTCATGGTCAAAATATTTCTACCCTTAAAAGAGAGATTTTGCTCAAAAGTGTTAGAACTACCTATTTGGAACAGTTAGAAAGAATAGAGATTTCTGCCTCTGAAAAAGAAATAGCGTTGCATGAAAGTATTTCGAAGAGAGCCTTAGAATCAGACTTTGAAACGCTAAAAGAAGCAATCCTTTGGATAGAAAAGTTGTGGCAGGCAAATAGAACAAACTTAGTCTATGAAAAAGAGGCTTTTAGAAATGAGCTATGTTATCATCTAAACTACGTACTTTCCCTTTTTCATACCTACGGCAATAAGGCGTACTTTTTCTTGAAAGAAAAGCAAATTTTAAAGGAAATTATTTTAACCACTACTTATTTTAAATTTTTACTACTTTCTAAAAGCAAAGAAGAAAACTCGGCTTGGCAGCAAATTTTCCAATTATACAATCGGGTACGATAA
- a CDS encoding Uma2 family endonuclease, translated as MKPTILNFSELDLNGTYSYADYLRWHFEQGVELIKGKIFPMSPAPSSEHQRISSRLHVRLGNFLEQQNKGCEVYAAPFDVRLLDKKKSSRAHEDIYTVVQPDLCIICDKNKIDKRGCLGAPDLVIEILSEGNSKKEVKTKYELYQESGVQEYWVVYPITQVLLQFVLDAEGKYVLHNRFAEDEICNAYLFPELELDLGRVFAE; from the coding sequence ATGAAACCTACCATTCTCAACTTTTCAGAATTAGACCTAAACGGAACGTACTCTTATGCCGATTATTTGCGTTGGCATTTTGAGCAGGGCGTTGAATTGATTAAGGGTAAAATTTTCCCAATGTCGCCTGCGCCGAGTTCAGAGCATCAAAGAATATCGAGTAGGCTGCATGTTCGTTTGGGTAATTTTTTAGAACAACAAAATAAAGGCTGTGAGGTTTATGCCGCTCCTTTTGATGTGCGCTTATTAGACAAGAAAAAAAGCAGTCGCGCCCATGAGGACATTTATACCGTTGTGCAGCCCGACCTTTGTATTATTTGCGACAAGAACAAAATAGACAAGCGCGGCTGTCTTGGTGCGCCCGATTTGGTGATAGAAATTCTTTCGGAGGGCAATTCTAAAAAGGAAGTCAAGACCAAGTACGAACTCTATCAGGAGTCGGGCGTGCAGGAATATTGGGTAGTGTATCCGATAACGCAGGTTTTGTTACAATTTGTCCTTGATGCGGAAGGCAAATACGTTTTGCACAACCGTTTTGCCGAAGACGAAATTTGCAATGCGTATCTATTTCCCGAATTAGAATTGGATTTGGGACGTGTTTTTGCCGAGTGA